In Rhodanobacter denitrificans, the sequence GACCATTCTGCTAACCCCCAATTGGCATCGTCATCAAAATGGGTTTGGGTATAGCCTGTGCCCAATGACAGCATTTTTATAGACGCAATGTCGTTTATATTGGCAAGGCGGTAATCCAGCGCCTGTGCCAGTGCGCACATGGCCGGATTGTTGGCAAAGACGCCACCATCCACAAAGCCGTCGTAGGAACAGAAATACGTCGGTGCGGCAGAGGTGCGCATGGCTACTCTGTGCGCGTATTCGGAGGCGTCATTTTCACCCATGGCCACGGGAATGTTGTGGAATATCTTGGCCTTCCAGTTCCGGATTTCTGGACTGACGTCTCCCTGATCCTTCAAGTCGAACGAGGTAATACACACATGGCCTTTTGTATTGTTCTCCCTGAGGTAATCTTTAAGCTGGTTATTACCCAGCACCTCAAGAAAAACCGCTTCGCGATTCGTGCTGTCATACTTGGGACCGACGAGATCGCCAAGATTGGCCACTTCGTGCCATAAGCTACGTTCGAAAATGGTTTTCCCTTTGTTGACGTAAACGTCCATCAACTGACGTGGCGACATTCCCTTGGCCAAACCCAGGGCGACGAGGCCGCCCGTCGAAGTGCCGGCAAACATGTTGATGTCGTCACGCCAACCCGGCTTGGCCTCGTCCAACCTGTCCAGAATGACCAGTGGGATCAAGCCACGCAAGCCACCACCATCGACGGAAAGGATTCGGTAGGGCTGTTCGGGGGGCGGCGCGACAGCACCTTCGAAAAGGACACCCTTTTGTTCACGCAGAGATCTTTTTTCATCAGACGAGATTGGCATAACACCCTCGCTTTCAAAATCCAGAGCAATCAGCAAAATGTCTTGCCACCAAGACGAAACAGGCTCGCCAGTGCGAAGGCGCTGGATTCGCGCCGACGCGAAAATGACGGATGGCTGGAATGCGAACGCGTGAACATTTCTATAGACGGCCCAAAGTGTTGGGCATCGCCAGGAACCTTATCTGCACCTTGCCTGCATGCCATACGCTACCGCCGTGAGCGAGCCGGCTTCCGGCGAGTCGGTGCAGGCAATCCAATGAACACTGACCTGCTTGCCTCGGGTCCCAAGAGGCTCTACAGGCGTCGAATTACCGGGAGCCAGCTTGGCCTCGCTGCTCAAGCCGCGATTGCAATTGTCGTAATCACCCTCGGAGCACCAGACCACCGAGACGTACTCGTTGCAGACATTGACCAACTTGGAACTTTGGGCGTCCGAGCCTTGCAAGCTGATGCACTGGGTCGCTTCCTGCGAATGAAATTGCTGAGAAGCCGACTGCGAATAGCTTGAATTCTGTCGAGTTTGTGCCGCTTGTTGCGCCTGCAAGGTTGTCTGTTGCTGTGCCAGCGCCAATGCGGCTGCACTGGCTCTCGCCTGCTGATTTGCGGCAGCTTGGTAGGTACGCTGCGACGAAGCCACGTCCTTCATGCCGCGGGCTTGGATGGCCGTGTTCAAAATGGCACCAAAAACCTGCAAACCAGCGTTTGAATCGGCTGTT encodes:
- a CDS encoding patatin-like phospholipase family protein, which gives rise to MLIALDFESEGVMPISSDEKRSLREQKGVLFEGAVAPPPEQPYRILSVDGGGLRGLIPLVILDRLDEAKPGWRDDINMFAGTSTGGLVALGLAKGMSPRQLMDVYVNKGKTIFERSLWHEVANLGDLVGPKYDSTNREAVFLEVLGNNQLKDYLRENNTKGHVCITSFDLKDQGDVSPEIRNWKAKIFHNIPVAMGENDASEYAHRVAMRTSAAPTYFCSYDGFVDGGVFANNPAMCALAQALDYRLANINDIASIKMLSLGTGYTQTHFDDDANWGLAEWSVHLVDLLTDGVLEVADFQVRQLLGSQKYVRLTVPLGKGISLDDPSMIGTLLKKGGRVNIDNAIELIRNW